The genomic stretch GGCCCGCCAAGTCCCCATTTTCCAAATCCACCGGTCACGTATCCTGACGTTTGCAGCACCTCCGGAATCGTCACCTCTTCGTCCGGAATCGGAAACTGACCCTCGACTTCGGGCCTGCCGATGACATTCCCCTGCCCCATTCCGCGGTTGTTTCGCACGTAGGCGTGACCCGGATCTTTTCCCGTCATCAGCACGCACCGCGAAGGGGCGCAAACTGCAGTTCCCGCATAGTGCGAAATGAACTTCATCCCCTCTGCCGCAATTCGGTCCACGTTAGGAGTTCGGATCTTTTCCTGCCCGTAACAACCCAGATCACCATAGCCCAGATCATCTGCAACGATAAAGACGATGTTGGGGGACCGGGCCACAAGCATCTGGGCGAGACTCAGAAGAATTACTAAGCCAAAGAGGAAAGAAGAATAGAAGTGCTTCATGAGGACGAAGTCTGAAGCAAGGTTTTGAAAAAATAAAGGTCCATGTTTTGTCACTAAGATGAAAGAGCCTAGTTTCTTTCTACGGGGTTGTTTTCATCGAAAACAAATGTAGGACCGACTTTAGTCGGGAATCCGGGATTCACGAATCGCGGGCTCCATCCGTCGCTTTCAACGTCCGCCGCTGTTCAAGGGCTCTGGCGAGACACGTTGGAAGACTGAAGAAAACGTTCTTACACTTTGCGCTCAAGACCGGAAAGACGTGCAGCAAAATGCTGCACAGGCTTCCGAACCTAATCTTTATACCCCATTTTGCGGCGAATCAAAAATCCACCCCAATGATTTTGTCATTCATGATTCTGTCTTTTTATTAACAGAATCATGGTTGTTTTGATCCCCTTGAAGGAGTAACTGGACAGTTCGCTTGAGGTCTCGGTTTTCATTGGAGCCGTGAATACGGTTTCGTAAATGCAAGCTAAATAAACCCTTCCCAGCCACCAAAGATTTCCTGCCACAACTTATCGATTTCTTCCTTCGACTCTTCCGGGACAGTTGGCTGGAACGGCATTACTTCGACATTCGCCAATGTGTTTATACTCAGGCATGCAGCCTGGATGAGTTTAGCACATAGCGGAATGCTGACACGAGCCAGCGTGTCGTCCGGGCGATGGTGAAAGAAGCGACCCGAGGTACAATTTGAACGGCCAAGATAGACTCCCGGAATACCAGCTGCAGCAAAAGGGAATTGGTCGGTGTAGGGAACGATTTCGTGCTTAACAGCAAGGTATTCATCCTGATCCATGAAGAATCGATTTAAATAGTCACCCATTTCCTTAGAGCCGCAGCAGGTGAGTTCCGACCAGCCCATTAAGGAGCCAAAAGAATCGAAATTGAACATGAAACCTCCTCGCTCTTTCAATTCCTTCCGCCTCTGTCTCACATAAAATGAACTGCCGACGGATAGCTGTTCTTCTGCGCCAAAGCTGATCAAACGAATTGTACGCTTGCGCGGCAGTTTTGCCAGTGCCTGGGTTATCGCCAACATGGCAGCAACTCCTGTGGCGTTATCGTCCGCACCAACTGAATTCGCCTGGGTATCATGATGGGCGCCGACAAAAAGTATTTCAGAGTTCGGGTCCGATCCAGGCAACTCCGCGATGATATTTGAAGATGAGCTCCTTCGCATTTCTCCCTGAACACAAAGTTTTGCCGCACTTGCATCCTCCTGTCTCCACCTCCACGCGTCCAAAAATGCAACACTGGCAATGGTCATCGCCCCGTGCTTGTGGATGTATGCTGGGAACATGCCGTCCGACGTTGCTACCGTGCCAGGGAAACGGACATCTACGAACAGAACAAACGCCGGCTTCGCATCAAACAAACGTTTATAATTTCCGGATTTCTCAATGTGGCTTCCCAGGTGTACCACCGCTTTCCCCGTGAGAAAGGAGAGATCTTTTCGCTGGTAGTCGGTCTGTGAGGAAAAGAACACAATCGGCACCTCAATTGTTTTACCATCGGTGCCCAAGGCATTCCCCAACAGAGAGCACGAGAAGGAATGCCACTTCCCGGCCAGCTCAACAAGGAGTGTCTCTTTTTCTACAGCTCGCTCTTGAATAGGAAACTCTTCAATCAGTATTTGGGCACCATAGTCATTCAATTCGGCTGCGATATAGCTTTCGGCACGTTTCTCTCCCGTTGAACCTGCCAGACGAACACCTATACTTTCAGACAACATTTTGATGTGTCTTTCAACAGCATCAGGAGAAATACGAATCTGGTTTTCTATATGCATTGAATCCAACTAATCGCCCTCACCAATCGTTACCTTGAAGATGAATATCCCCGGTAGGAAACGTAATTCTTGTCAGAGGATAATACATGGCAATGTTCTTGTCCGGAAGTACGCATTCTTTTCCGGATACATCAACATGAATAATACGCTTATTCGGCAAATTGGCCCAGCCGCACTGTTCATAAACTTTTTCAATTACAGGGATGCAAAACAGAAGGCCATAATCATAACCCAATTCACCTGCCCTCTTTGTAACCTCTTTCATGAGTGCGTCGCAGAGTCCCTTTCCTCTGAACTCGGGCAACACAAATATATTCTGCATGCCAGCAACACGGACCATCTGGTCTCCGATCCGAATATTTCTATCGATTACACCGACATGGGAAATGATGCGGTTACTCTCCTCTGAATATAAACTCCATGCGGGAAAGGAATTGTGCCACCCGCGAGATAGTGAAAAGGCCACCCGGTCATCCGGAAAACACAAACACAGGCTGTCTTTTATCTTCTTATCCAGCTCCGGGCCTATGTCTCGTTCGTTAACTAGCGTTATGTTCATACTTTCAAAGAAAAGTGACTTAATTGAAATTGCCTAAAAATACATAAGCTTCTCCGTCGATCGGATAAATCCGATTGGAGACATCAAGGCAAATCCAGAGCATGTGACAACCGAGAAGGATGGCAACTGATCTCAGAGATTTTTAGAGTTCGCTCTGCTAAAAATTGAACAGAAAACTTGATATACCCTTGAAGGAGAGGAGCTAGTCTTGAAACATGGCCTCAATTCCCGCTAACTCAGCAAATTAATCGGCCATCTATGTTTAAATTAATCAGACTTATCCTTCCACT from Verrucomicrobiota bacterium encodes the following:
- a CDS encoding GNAT family N-acetyltransferase, with translation MNITLVNERDIGPELDKKIKDSLCLCFPDDRVAFSLSRGWHNSFPAWSLYSEESNRIISHVGVIDRNIRIGDQMVRVAGMQNIFVLPEFRGKGLCDALMKEVTKRAGELGYDYGLLFCIPVIEKVYEQCGWANLPNKRIIHVDVSGKECVLPDKNIAMYYPLTRITFPTGDIHLQGNDW
- a CDS encoding M28 family metallopeptidase → MHIENQIRISPDAVERHIKMLSESIGVRLAGSTGEKRAESYIAAELNDYGAQILIEEFPIQERAVEKETLLVELAGKWHSFSCSLLGNALGTDGKTIEVPIVFFSSQTDYQRKDLSFLTGKAVVHLGSHIEKSGNYKRLFDAKPAFVLFVDVRFPGTVATSDGMFPAYIHKHGAMTIASVAFLDAWRWRQEDASAAKLCVQGEMRRSSSSNIIAELPGSDPNSEILFVGAHHDTQANSVGADDNATGVAAMLAITQALAKLPRKRTIRLISFGAEEQLSVGSSFYVRQRRKELKERGGFMFNFDSFGSLMGWSELTCCGSKEMGDYLNRFFMDQDEYLAVKHEIVPYTDQFPFAAAGIPGVYLGRSNCTSGRFFHHRPDDTLARVSIPLCAKLIQAACLSINTLANVEVMPFQPTVPEESKEEIDKLWQEIFGGWEGFI